Proteins encoded in a region of the Rickettsia bellii RML369-C genome:
- a CDS encoding cytochrome c oxidase subunit 3, producing the protein MNNSHPTTKSHLFHIVDPSPWPILTSFALLILVAGGVSFMHSYKFNHYILAFGVISVAYCLYSWWRDVIKEGIIDHSHTEPVRHGLRIGMALFILTEIMFFGVFFASFFKSSLSPVGLLDGVWVIKQGVWPPPNIKVFDPFDIPFINTLILLLSGTTVTWAHYALEERNQKDCVTALGLTIILGIFFTCMQAYEYYHAAFKFTDGIYPSNFYLATGFHGAHVIIGTIFLIVCCFRARRGDFAIKNNGHLGFEFAAWYWHFVDVVWLFLFTFVYIFGS; encoded by the coding sequence ATGAATAATTCTCATCCTACTACTAAGTCACATTTATTTCATATAGTTGATCCAAGCCCTTGGCCTATTTTAACTTCATTCGCTTTGCTTATTTTAGTTGCGGGTGGCGTTTCATTTATGCATAGCTATAAATTTAACCATTACATATTAGCTTTTGGAGTTATTTCAGTGGCTTATTGCTTATATTCTTGGTGGAGAGATGTAATAAAAGAGGGAATAATAGATCATAGTCATACCGAGCCTGTTAGACATGGTCTAAGAATTGGGATGGCTTTATTTATTTTAACCGAAATAATGTTTTTTGGAGTATTTTTTGCATCTTTCTTTAAATCAAGTTTATCGCCTGTTGGTCTTTTAGATGGTGTATGGGTAATAAAACAAGGCGTATGGCCGCCACCTAACATTAAAGTTTTTGATCCATTTGATATTCCTTTTATTAATACTTTAATATTACTTTTATCTGGTACTACTGTTACTTGGGCTCATTATGCCTTAGAAGAACGTAATCAAAAAGATTGTGTAACGGCTCTTGGTCTTACTATAATTCTTGGAATATTCTTCACTTGTATGCAAGCATATGAATATTACCATGCGGCTTTTAAATTTACTGATGGTATATATCCGTCTAATTTTTATTTAGCAACTGGCTTTCATGGTGCACATGTAATTATAGGTACTATATTTTTAATAGTATGCTGTTTCAGGGCGAGAAGAGGTGACTTTGCTATTAAAAATAATGGGCATTTAGGATTTGAATTTGCAGCATGGTACTGGCATTTTGTTGATGTAGTATGGTTATTTTTATTTACTTTTGTATATATATTTGGTAGTTAG
- a CDS encoding ankyrin repeat domain-containing protein, protein MIDVKTKLEGHNILHKALAGIVDVEMVKILLENEPYLVARIDNQSLNPYMFGERYGFGIEAQNEQNSKIKKVIEHYEKKVASGKVPIRESKSLFIKDTKETPDSLKFLQYLYDKGNEENLKLYIAVNLKQNKDVFYQAVMSNKKKLVKKILSYNPKCIDYTNSEGHNVLHIALKNKAKADAEMIEILLQCKPKLITEKNKENLTPLMFGEKYGFSEVLSKKEIDKIKAILKDYERDAIRYDSYLPDPPNEKMVDFEDELLGNNLGGVNGTEL, encoded by the coding sequence TTGATAGACGTAAAAACTAAATTAGAGGGACATAATATTCTGCATAAAGCTCTTGCTGGTATAGTAGACGTAGAGATGGTAAAAATATTATTGGAAAATGAACCTTATTTAGTAGCAAGGATAGACAATCAAAGTCTAAATCCTTATATGTTCGGTGAAAGATATGGTTTTGGCATAGAAGCTCAAAATGAGCAAAATAGTAAAATTAAAAAAGTAATAGAACATTATGAGAAAAAAGTTGCTAGTGGTAAAGTACCTATTAGAGAATCAAAATCATTATTTATTAAAGATACTAAAGAAACTCCAGATAGTTTAAAGTTTTTGCAATATTTATATGATAAAGGAAATGAAGAAAATTTAAAACTTTATATAGCTGTTAATTTAAAACAAAATAAAGATGTTTTTTATCAAGCAGTGATGTCAAATAAAAAAAAGTTAGTAAAAAAGATATTAAGCTATAATCCTAAATGTATAGATTATACTAATTCGGAAGGTCATAATGTACTGCATATAGCACTTAAAAATAAAGCAAAAGCAGATGCAGAAATGATAGAAATATTACTGCAATGTAAACCTAAACTAATAACAGAGAAGAATAAGGAAAATTTGACTCCTCTTATGTTTGGAGAAAAATATGGCTTTAGTGAAGTACTATCAAAGAAAGAAATTGATAAAATAAAAGCAATACTGAAAGACTATGAGAGAGATGCTATTAGGTATGATTCGTATTTGCCTGATCCGCCTAATGAAAAAATGGTAGATTTCGAGGACGAATTACTAGGAAATAATTTAGGAGGGGTTAATGGGACAGAACTATAA
- a CDS encoding TrbC/VirB2 family protein has product MNLRKLNEELIDYNMSLRLLFMVLGLAIITMSMDSLAAASVGDPVGAALCNVILVFRGNTARGIAVVGIIVLGIQTLRGKLQWEVALVIVAAIIILFKAPDIVSMVSDSTGNANCGTTSVTS; this is encoded by the coding sequence ATGAATTTGCGTAAATTAAATGAAGAATTAATTGATTACAACATGTCGCTACGTCTATTATTTATGGTACTTGGTTTAGCTATTATAACAATGTCCATGGATAGTTTAGCTGCAGCTAGCGTTGGTGATCCAGTAGGTGCGGCATTATGTAATGTAATTTTAGTATTTAGAGGTAATACAGCAAGAGGTATTGCCGTTGTTGGTATAATCGTGCTAGGTATTCAAACACTTAGAGGAAAACTACAATGGGAAGTAGCTTTAGTTATAGTTGCGGCAATTATAATATTATTTAAAGCTCCAGACATAGTATCTATGGTATCAGATAGTACTGGTAATGCTAATTGTGGTACCACCAGCGTTACTTCGTAA
- a CDS encoding S1C family serine protease encodes MILQEVLMKKLLILPKILFIVNLFLLNNIVLASPEISSTIFEKAKKAIVTIDTRIAVSAYEDTNSWTGTGFINDKKNGYIITNTHVIGLSAIGTYFVTFYNGEQAEAKLIYYDIWQDYAVLKVAGNDIPESAMEIPFSNESPTLNQKVFVVGNTEAQGFSFHTGYLSDLYNIDGMMPQGTYIINLNVTGGASGSPVLNDKIEAIGVLYGGGKTYSLALHGDYVIRTLESLKNNKEPIRQHMGIISDLYSLNKAVRHNNFPKEEMDKYIKKFPDSRNRVISVKTVLAGSPAEKVLKAGDIIWAINDKELGGNLAMFDREMDNSKNAVTKLVIFRDGKKLEQTVNLYNVNNNKISRMVNFGGAIFFEVDDYFSNKSGIPLKSLAIASVQSGSSFSSIPTFFTKDYKNVYRLQIFEMKDLKLNNLDDLIKLMPNITKDKFITIRFKNYQPYYAHFGYNKIISSHDEMSADITLDSIDTKPYILKYNNVSYEWNTENIKLQ; translated from the coding sequence ATCATTTTACAAGAGGTGTTAATGAAAAAATTATTAATTTTACCAAAAATTTTATTTATCGTTAATCTATTTTTATTAAATAATATAGTTTTAGCGTCGCCGGAAATAAGTAGTACTATATTTGAAAAAGCTAAGAAAGCTATTGTGACGATTGATACTAGAATTGCTGTATCAGCTTATGAAGATACAAATAGCTGGACAGGGACCGGATTTATTAATGATAAGAAAAATGGTTATATAATTACTAACACTCACGTTATTGGGCTTAGTGCAATCGGTACTTATTTTGTTACCTTTTATAATGGTGAGCAAGCTGAGGCAAAATTAATATATTATGATATTTGGCAAGATTATGCCGTTTTAAAAGTAGCTGGTAACGATATACCAGAGTCAGCAATGGAAATACCTTTTTCTAACGAATCTCCAACATTAAACCAGAAAGTTTTTGTAGTTGGTAACACCGAAGCACAAGGTTTTTCTTTCCATACAGGTTATTTATCTGATCTATATAATATTGATGGTATGATGCCGCAAGGTACTTATATAATTAATTTAAATGTTACCGGCGGTGCTAGTGGCTCACCAGTGTTAAACGATAAAATTGAGGCTATAGGTGTATTATATGGTGGTGGTAAGACCTACTCTTTAGCATTGCACGGCGATTATGTAATCCGCACTTTAGAAAGCTTAAAGAATAATAAAGAACCAATAAGACAGCATATGGGGATAATAAGCGATCTATATTCATTAAATAAAGCTGTTAGACATAATAATTTTCCTAAAGAGGAAATGGATAAATATATAAAGAAATTTCCCGATAGTAGAAATAGAGTTATAAGCGTTAAGACGGTTTTAGCTGGTTCGCCTGCTGAAAAGGTCTTGAAAGCCGGTGATATTATTTGGGCTATTAATGATAAAGAGCTAGGTGGTAATTTAGCGATGTTTGATAGAGAAATGGACAATTCTAAAAACGCCGTTACGAAACTTGTTATATTCCGTGATGGGAAAAAGCTTGAACAAACAGTTAATTTATATAACGTCAATAATAATAAAATCAGTAGAATGGTAAATTTTGGCGGTGCTATATTTTTTGAAGTAGATGATTATTTTAGTAATAAATCAGGTATTCCGCTTAAATCTTTAGCCATAGCTTCAGTTCAATCTGGTAGTAGCTTTAGTTCTATACCAACATTTTTCACTAAAGATTATAAAAATGTTTATAGACTGCAAATTTTTGAGATGAAAGATTTGAAGCTAAATAATCTTGATGATTTAATAAAGCTTATGCCAAATATTACTAAAGATAAATTTATAACTATAAGGTTTAAAAATTATCAACCATATTATGCTCATTTTGGTTACAATAAAATTATTTCGTCTCATGATGAAATGAGTGCAGATATAACTTTAGATTCCATAGATACTAAGCCATATATACTTAAATATAATAATGTTTCTTATGAATGGAATACAGAAAATATAAAGCTTCAGTAA
- a CDS encoding demethoxyubiquinone hydroxylase family protein, with the protein MPRPDFSDPDKQIQEIIRVNHAGEYGARRIYQGQLKYTKSQNDYVLIKEMLEQEEVHLDYFEKKLLEKKVRPTALLSFWHHYGFLLGAVSSKIGTKTAMLVTESVEEVIEKHYAQQINYLENKGIEPELLDNIVKFRLDEIEHKDTAIINDSEQAIFAKATSSVVKAICRIAIKLSKKI; encoded by the coding sequence ATGCCAAGACCTGATTTTTCTGATCCTGATAAACAAATTCAAGAGATAATTAGAGTTAACCATGCTGGTGAGTATGGAGCAAGAAGGATTTATCAAGGACAGTTAAAATATACTAAATCTCAAAATGACTATGTATTAATTAAAGAGATGCTAGAGCAGGAAGAAGTGCATCTAGATTATTTTGAGAAAAAATTATTAGAAAAGAAAGTAAGACCTACTGCCTTATTATCTTTTTGGCATCATTATGGATTTTTACTTGGGGCTGTATCTTCTAAAATTGGTACAAAAACAGCAATGTTAGTTACGGAGAGTGTAGAAGAAGTAATAGAGAAGCATTATGCACAGCAAATAAATTATTTGGAAAATAAAGGCATTGAACCAGAATTATTAGATAATATTGTAAAATTTCGGTTAGATGAGATTGAACATAAAGACACAGCTATAATAAATGATAGCGAGCAAGCAATATTTGCAAAAGCAACAAGTAGCGTAGTAAAAGCGATTTGTAGAATTGCTATTAAACTAAGCAAAAAGATTTAA
- the dnaK gene encoding molecular chaperone DnaK yields MGKVIGIDLGTTNSCVAVMEGKEPKVIENSEGERTTPSIIAFANGEKLVGQSAKRQAVTNPRNTVYAVKRLIGRNFTDPMVKKDQEIVPYNIVKADNGDAWVEVEGKKHSPSQISAFILQKMKETAENYLGEKVTQAVITVPAYFNDAQRQATKDAGKIAGLEVLRIINEPTAAALAYGFDKSASKTIAVYDLGGGTFDVSILEIGDGVFEVKSTNGDTFLGGEDFDTRILEHLINTFKKESGIDLRNDPLALQRLKEAAEKAKKELSSALTTDINLPYITADNSGPKHLNIKFTRAELEKLVDDLIEKTIEPCRKALKDAGLKASDIQEVVLVGGMTRMPKVQEAVEKFFGRALHKGVNPDEVVALGAAIQGGVLNKEVTDILLLDVTPLSLGIETLGGVFTRLIDRNTTIPSKKSQVFSTADDNQHAVTIRVFQGEREMAKDNKMLGQFNLEGIPPAPRGVPQIEVTFDIDANGIVHVSAKDKASGKEQRVTIQASGGLSDAEIEQMVKDAEKNADEDKKHKELIEAKNAADSLIYSTEKTLTDYSDKLSSEDKGGVEEALSALKAVLDSEDASLIKEKTESLTAASMKIGEAMYKAQSDAGAAGSASEENTTSNEKVVDADFEDVEKK; encoded by the coding sequence ATGGGAAAAGTAATAGGTATAGATCTTGGAACTACCAACTCTTGCGTTGCAGTGATGGAAGGTAAGGAGCCAAAAGTAATAGAAAACTCTGAAGGTGAGCGAACTACGCCGTCGATTATAGCTTTCGCAAATGGTGAAAAATTAGTTGGGCAGTCCGCTAAAAGACAGGCTGTAACCAACCCGCGTAATACTGTATATGCAGTAAAAAGATTAATCGGTAGAAATTTTACCGATCCAATGGTTAAAAAAGATCAAGAAATAGTGCCATATAATATAGTTAAAGCTGATAATGGTGATGCATGGGTTGAAGTTGAAGGGAAAAAACATTCGCCTAGCCAAATTAGTGCTTTTATTTTACAAAAAATGAAAGAAACAGCTGAAAATTATTTAGGTGAAAAAGTAACACAAGCAGTTATTACTGTGCCTGCTTACTTTAATGATGCACAGCGTCAAGCAACAAAGGATGCTGGTAAAATCGCAGGGCTTGAAGTACTTCGAATAATCAACGAACCAACTGCTGCAGCTCTTGCTTATGGTTTTGATAAATCAGCAAGTAAAACTATTGCAGTTTATGACCTTGGTGGCGGAACATTTGACGTTTCAATTCTTGAGATTGGTGATGGTGTTTTTGAAGTAAAATCAACTAACGGCGATACATTCCTTGGTGGTGAAGATTTTGATACAAGAATATTAGAGCATTTAATAAATACATTCAAAAAAGAAAGTGGTATTGATTTACGTAATGACCCGCTCGCACTTCAACGTTTAAAGGAAGCAGCTGAGAAAGCTAAAAAAGAATTATCATCTGCATTAACTACCGATATTAATTTGCCTTATATTACAGCTGATAATAGCGGTCCAAAACATTTAAATATTAAATTTACTAGAGCAGAACTTGAAAAATTAGTCGATGATTTAATTGAGAAAACCATAGAACCTTGCCGTAAAGCTTTAAAGGATGCAGGTTTAAAAGCTTCTGATATTCAAGAAGTAGTGCTAGTTGGCGGTATGACCAGAATGCCGAAAGTACAAGAAGCAGTAGAAAAATTCTTCGGGCGTGCCCTGCATAAAGGCGTGAATCCTGATGAGGTTGTAGCTCTTGGGGCAGCTATCCAAGGCGGAGTATTAAATAAAGAAGTAACCGATATATTATTATTAGACGTTACACCTCTATCTCTTGGTATTGAAACTTTAGGCGGTGTGTTTACAAGATTAATTGATCGTAATACCACAATTCCAAGTAAGAAAAGCCAAGTGTTTTCTACTGCCGATGATAATCAGCATGCAGTAACTATTAGAGTATTCCAAGGTGAGCGTGAAATGGCAAAAGATAATAAAATGCTTGGTCAATTTAATTTAGAAGGAATCCCTCCTGCTCCACGTGGTGTACCACAAATAGAAGTAACTTTTGACATTGATGCAAACGGCATAGTACATGTTTCAGCGAAAGATAAGGCTAGTGGTAAAGAACAAAGGGTAACAATACAGGCTTCCGGCGGTCTTAGCGATGCTGAAATCGAGCAAATGGTTAAAGATGCTGAGAAAAATGCAGATGAGGATAAAAAGCATAAAGAGCTTATTGAAGCAAAAAACGCTGCTGATAGCTTAATTTATTCTACCGAGAAAACTTTAACAGATTATAGTGATAAATTATCGTCTGAAGATAAAGGAGGCGTAGAAGAAGCTTTATCTGCTTTAAAAGCTGTTTTAGATTCAGAAGATGCTTCATTAATTAAAGAAAAAACCGAAAGCTTAACCGCTGCTAGTATGAAAATTGGCGAAGCAATGTATAAAGCTCAAAGCGACGCTGGTGCTGCGGGTAGTGCTTCTGAAGAAAATACTACTAGCAACGAAAAAGTAGTAGACGCAGACTTTGAAGATGTAGAGAAGAAGTAA
- the dnaJ gene encoding molecular chaperone DnaJ, with translation MSQDYYQILGVSKTANSADLKKAYHKLAKQYHPDNAASGDTNAEKKFKEINAAYEVLKDEQKRAAYDRFGHDAFQNQQARGGAGSQGGHPFGADINDIFGDFFSDFMGGGGRRKPTSSKVRGSDLKYNLTINLEEAFHGVEKNISFSSEVKCDTCHGSGSEKGETTTTCDACGGVGATRVQQGFFMIEQTCHKCQGNGQIIKNPCKKCHGLGRYHKQRNLSVNIPAGVENGTRIRHPGEGEAGIRGGNNGDLYVDIAIKPHDIYKVDGANLHCKLPISFVNAALGGEVAVPVIEGGKVNLTIPAGTQNGDQLRLCGKGMSKIRSTIRGDMLAHVHVEVPKNLSKRQRELLEELRGESANEKENDGSFFNKMKSLWS, from the coding sequence ATGTCACAAGATTATTACCAAATCCTTGGAGTTAGCAAAACAGCAAATAGTGCTGATCTTAAAAAAGCCTATCATAAGCTAGCTAAACAATATCACCCTGATAATGCCGCATCTGGTGATACAAACGCCGAGAAAAAATTTAAAGAAATCAATGCCGCTTATGAGGTTTTAAAAGACGAACAGAAAAGAGCAGCTTATGACCGATTTGGACATGATGCTTTCCAAAATCAACAAGCAAGAGGCGGAGCAGGCAGTCAGGGCGGTCATCCTTTTGGTGCTGATATCAACGATATATTTGGTGATTTCTTTAGCGACTTTATGGGCGGTGGTGGCAGAAGAAAGCCAACTTCAAGCAAGGTTAGAGGCTCTGATTTAAAATATAATCTTACGATTAATTTAGAAGAAGCATTTCATGGCGTAGAAAAAAATATTAGTTTTTCCAGTGAAGTAAAATGCGATACTTGTCATGGTAGCGGCTCTGAAAAAGGTGAAACTACAACTACTTGCGATGCTTGTGGCGGCGTAGGTGCAACTAGAGTTCAGCAAGGCTTTTTTATGATTGAACAAACTTGTCATAAATGCCAAGGTAATGGTCAAATCATTAAGAACCCTTGTAAAAAATGCCACGGCTTAGGGCGTTATCATAAGCAACGAAACTTATCGGTGAATATTCCCGCAGGTGTTGAAAATGGCACTCGAATAAGACATCCAGGCGAAGGCGAAGCAGGTATTAGAGGCGGCAATAATGGCGATTTATATGTTGATATCGCAATAAAACCTCATGATATTTATAAGGTAGATGGAGCAAATTTACATTGCAAACTACCTATTAGTTTTGTAAATGCTGCCCTTGGCGGAGAAGTAGCGGTGCCAGTAATTGAAGGCGGCAAAGTTAACTTAACCATTCCAGCAGGTACGCAAAACGGTGATCAGCTAAGATTATGCGGCAAAGGTATGTCTAAAATAAGATCAACTATTAGAGGCGATATGCTTGCACATGTGCATGTTGAAGTACCTAAAAATTTATCAAAAAGACAACGAGAATTACTAGAAGAATTGAGAGGAGAATCCGCCAATGAAAAAGAAAATGACGGCAGCTTTTTTAACAAAATGAAAAGTTTGTGGTCATAA
- the recN gene encoding DNA repair protein RecN — MFHSLSVKNFILIDELEIEFTNGLCVITGETGAGKSILLDAILFCLGYKTSSAGIIKHGKDYAAVNIVFSLNDEIKNFLTQNFIELEESLLIKCVQKAEGRKNFFINNQVVNKAIMQQLATYLFELHGQNNNISLLEINTQRDILDSFGDLLELRMQLAKCYQAWQNIRNEIAEIALKQNSIEQEIDYLNFVTEELIKLNVQTGEEEQLTNIRKDLQNKDKDLQLIKDIFEQVNNPEINSSISKAEKLLAKQSQNEEFANISTNLEEAYNNLEEARQNLSNLLENFNKLDYNLEEIEERLFAIKAISRKYNVSADALKTFLEESLNRLNSLKGKIANQAELQVQEAKLSTEYYKLGKDLSGKRLAAAKRLEEVLHHELKQLKMEKATFHVNIAERKEAAAYGIDDIVFKASTNPGMSPEAINKIASGGELSRFMLALKTSLFNKMVKPAIIFDEIDVGIGGEVADKVGERLKKLSSATQVIVITHQPQVAGKADLHIKIEKTQLEKETKVTVKALNLAERQQELARMISGKAITEASLKAAKELLCHPVA, encoded by the coding sequence ATGTTTCATAGTCTTTCAGTTAAAAACTTTATCCTGATAGACGAGTTAGAAATCGAATTTACTAATGGTTTATGCGTTATTACCGGCGAAACCGGTGCCGGTAAGTCTATTTTACTTGATGCTATTTTATTTTGTTTGGGCTATAAAACTTCAAGTGCCGGCATAATAAAGCATGGGAAAGATTATGCAGCCGTTAATATAGTCTTTTCATTAAATGATGAAATAAAAAATTTCCTAACTCAAAATTTCATTGAATTAGAGGAATCGCTACTTATAAAATGTGTCCAAAAAGCAGAAGGACGCAAAAATTTCTTTATCAATAATCAAGTAGTTAACAAAGCTATTATGCAACAATTAGCTACTTATTTATTTGAACTTCACGGACAAAACAATAATATTTCCCTTTTAGAAATCAATACGCAGCGTGATATTTTAGATAGTTTTGGGGATCTTTTAGAACTTCGTATGCAGCTTGCCAAGTGTTATCAAGCGTGGCAGAATATCCGTAATGAAATTGCTGAAATAGCACTTAAACAAAATTCCATAGAACAAGAAATTGATTATTTGAACTTCGTAACCGAAGAGCTGATTAAGCTTAATGTTCAAACAGGCGAAGAAGAGCAGCTAACAAATATACGAAAAGATTTGCAAAATAAAGATAAAGATTTGCAGCTAATCAAAGATATTTTCGAGCAAGTTAATAATCCTGAAATAAATAGCTCAATTAGTAAAGCAGAAAAGCTATTAGCAAAGCAAAGCCAAAATGAAGAATTCGCAAATATTTCTACAAATCTTGAAGAAGCTTATAATAATTTAGAAGAGGCGAGACAAAATTTATCGAATCTTCTAGAAAATTTTAACAAGTTAGATTATAACCTTGAAGAAATAGAAGAAAGATTATTTGCAATAAAAGCAATTAGTCGCAAATATAATGTTTCTGCTGACGCACTTAAGACATTTTTAGAGGAATCTTTAAATCGGCTAAATAGCTTGAAAGGGAAAATAGCAAATCAAGCAGAATTGCAAGTGCAAGAAGCAAAATTAAGTACAGAATATTATAAACTTGGTAAGGATTTATCGGGCAAACGTCTTGCCGCAGCAAAGCGTTTAGAAGAAGTGCTGCACCATGAATTAAAGCAATTAAAAATGGAAAAAGCTACTTTTCATGTTAATATAGCAGAAAGAAAAGAAGCGGCAGCATATGGCATAGATGATATAGTTTTTAAAGCTTCCACCAACCCGGGGATGTCTCCAGAGGCAATTAATAAAATCGCTTCGGGCGGTGAATTATCAAGATTTATGCTTGCTTTAAAAACTTCCTTATTTAATAAAATGGTTAAACCTGCTATTATATTTGATGAAATAGATGTGGGAATTGGCGGTGAGGTTGCAGATAAAGTTGGTGAAAGGCTCAAAAAGCTTAGCTCAGCTACGCAAGTAATAGTTATAACGCACCAGCCTCAAGTAGCGGGAAAAGCAGATTTGCATATAAAAATTGAGAAAACGCAGTTAGAAAAAGAAACAAAAGTAACAGTAAAAGCTTTAAATTTAGCCGAAAGACAGCAAGAACTTGCCCGCATGATTTCAGGTAAAGCAATTACTGAAGCAAGCTTAAAGGCGGCTAAGGAACTACTTTGTCATCCCGTGGCTTGA
- the holA gene encoding DNA polymerase III subunit delta — MKFYFSQINRLFELIANGKVKALLLYGPDKGYIDKICRHLVKKFNMLQTSIEYSDLNISSLEILLNSPNFFNQKELIRIKGVGNSIDKNLKVILNDNYINFPVFIGEDITSSSSFRKFFETEESLASLACYHDDEAKIEKIVLEKLAKCNKIIDREALIYLKNHLKGDHELVSNEINKLIYFVHDKQEVTLNDIKEVLSSEIIANGSDLAMYFSQKNYVSFLKELDILKKQNINEVLMIRALIRHYLNLYIVLAKVKNGERVDSAIKSLSPPIFYQYINDFTKIANSLNLAECLKTLRILQQAEVDYKLNPAGFDLLQKIVDVIPAFSYE; from the coding sequence ATGAAATTCTATTTTTCGCAAATTAATCGTTTATTTGAATTAATAGCCAATGGTAAGGTTAAGGCTCTATTATTATATGGTCCTGATAAAGGTTATATAGATAAAATTTGCCGTCACTTAGTGAAAAAGTTTAACATGCTGCAAACTTCTATAGAATATAGTGACCTTAATATTTCTTCTTTAGAGATATTACTTAATTCGCCTAACTTCTTTAATCAAAAAGAATTAATTAGAATTAAAGGCGTAGGAAATTCGATCGATAAGAATTTAAAAGTAATTCTAAATGATAATTATATTAATTTTCCTGTATTTATTGGTGAAGATATTACCTCAAGCAGCAGCTTTAGAAAATTTTTTGAAACTGAAGAATCACTAGCTTCGCTTGCTTGTTATCATGATGATGAAGCAAAGATTGAGAAGATAGTTTTAGAAAAATTAGCTAAATGTAATAAAATTATAGATAGGGAAGCACTCATTTATTTAAAAAATCATTTAAAAGGGGATCATGAGTTAGTTTCCAACGAGATAAATAAGTTGATATATTTTGTGCATGATAAACAAGAAGTTACCTTAAATGACATTAAAGAGGTGCTAAGTAGTGAGATCATAGCTAATGGTAGCGATTTAGCAATGTACTTTTCACAAAAAAATTATGTCAGTTTTTTAAAAGAACTAGATATATTAAAAAAGCAAAATATAAATGAAGTGCTGATGATTAGAGCCTTAATAAGGCATTATCTAAATTTATATATAGTGTTGGCGAAAGTAAAAAATGGGGAGCGTGTTGATTCTGCAATAAAATCGCTATCACCGCCTATTTTTTATCAGTATATTAATGATTTTACCAAAATAGCAAATAGCCTTAATCTAGCTGAGTGCTTGAAGACTTTAAGAATATTGCAACAAGCGGAAGTGGATTATAAATTAAATCCTGCCGGGTTTGATCTTTTACAAAAAATCGTTGATGTCATCCCTGCTTTTAGCTACGAATGA
- a CDS encoding outer membrane protein assembly factor BamD has protein sequence MKLAKILSALLCLGLILNGCKSKKSNDDLVTPISTLYNEGVTLLEKKKYKNAAEEFEKIFYQHPGNEFTPQAELMQAYSLFLAAQYEEAVDVLDIFINLHPANVDIAYAYYLKALSYYMLISDVNHDQSRTFLAKDSFEDLITKFPNTKYAIDSSLKIDLVNDHLAGKELTIGRFYLKKKNPMAAINRFEEVVENYQTTSHCVEALYRLTESYMMLGLSDEAMKYASVLGHNYPDSKWYSYAYKLIKGYNIGK, from the coding sequence ATGAAATTAGCAAAAATATTAAGTGCCCTTTTATGCTTAGGGCTAATTCTAAACGGATGTAAAAGCAAAAAAAGTAACGATGATTTAGTTACTCCTATTTCTACTCTTTATAATGAGGGTGTTACTCTGCTTGAGAAAAAGAAGTATAAAAATGCTGCTGAAGAATTTGAAAAAATATTTTATCAGCATCCGGGTAATGAATTTACGCCGCAAGCAGAGTTGATGCAGGCATACTCATTATTCCTTGCTGCTCAATACGAAGAGGCAGTTGATGTACTTGATATTTTCATTAATTTACATCCTGCAAATGTTGATATTGCTTATGCATATTACCTTAAAGCTCTTTCATATTATATGCTAATTTCTGATGTGAATCATGATCAATCTAGAACTTTCTTGGCTAAAGATAGTTTTGAAGATCTAATTACAAAATTCCCAAATACTAAATATGCTATTGATTCATCTTTAAAAATTGATTTAGTAAATGATCATTTAGCTGGTAAAGAGTTAACAATTGGTAGATTCTATTTAAAGAAGAAGAATCCAATGGCAGCAATTAATCGATTTGAAGAAGTAGTCGAAAATTATCAAACTACCTCTCATTGTGTAGAAGCACTTTATCGTTTAACTGAAAGCTATATGATGCTTGGATTATCGGATGAGGCAATGAAATATGCTTCGGTTCTTGGTCATAACTATCCAGATAGTAAATGGTATAGCTATGCTTATAAATTAATTAAAGGATACAATATTGGTAAATAA